One part of the Aspergillus luchuensis IFO 4308 DNA, chromosome 5, nearly complete sequence genome encodes these proteins:
- a CDS encoding uncharacterized protein (COG:S;~EggNog:ENOG410PQIG), whose protein sequence is MYERHEPLDLQLTCRMWCVGTCLPAGILDTNGYLVRHQQRIHSLCLITDGTCPHAGRRLEGLSSLTALTDLEWEGIQHPFEMRTLCECLRQNHRRLKAVSIGLLLDPNVPTSHEDILKVFWPPRGQDDCTPGEEEWFPSLTSMTFSRVPFPDSLLPGGQPSPFRALKALTIRDCPNEQRFLQLLARAKDPLSLQHFEICSDYLRDSEDRLASIAIVEFLLSFRGLRRLYLKVANFPRFLPGLGDAIKHHQATLHGLIFHERRLMPIDAERLFEDLRDVNMASPNIPQILRHSSPAALGLCLRPASARGLLLDIPERSTIRLLHLRLSGEERNHRHLRREIVSELRRHAEGGLWSRSRHGPTVAGFHLKPARKRSEAQDFLLLAQWAFGPTGLPALQILAFGDFSHDGRYREQQILIRRRRIGEQPYPRVSSDGEYSIISSFCLVESDDHSLWEGLPLDGTQFLSACPGTGLMESPYDL, encoded by the exons ATGTATGAAAGGCATGAGCCGCTGGACTTGCAACTGACCTGTCGCATGTGGTGCGTAGGGACCTGCCTTCCAGCCGGAATTCTGGACACCAACGGATACCTGGTCCGCCACCAGCAACGGATCCATTCGCTTTGCTTGATCACCGACGGCACCTGTCCTCATGCCGGCCGTCGTCTAGAGGGCCTCTCGAGTTTGACGGCACTGACTGACCTGGAATGGGAAGGCATCCAGCATCCATTCGAAATGCGCACCTTGTGCGAGTGTCTCCGACAAAATCATCGGCGGCTGAAGGCGGTATCCATTGGACTTCTGTTGGATCCGAACGTACCCACATCCCATGAGGATATTCTGAAGGTCTTCTGGCCACCTCGAGGGCAGGACGACTGCACGCcgggcgaggaggaatggTTCCCATCTCTCACATCCATGACATTCTCTCGCGTCCCGTTCCCCGACAGTCTGCTGCCGGGCGGCCAACCGTCACCGTTCCGCGCGCTCAAAGCACTAACGATCCGAGACTGCCCCAACGAGCAgcgcttcctgcagctgttggcGCGAGCCAAGGATCCGTTGTCCCTCCAGCACTTCGAGATCTGCAGTGACTACCTGCGCGATTCAGAGGACCGATTGGCGTCCATTGCGATCGTCGAATTTCTACTCTCATTTCGTGGCTTGCGACGGCTGTACCTGAAGGTGGCCAACTTTCCCCGGTTCCTGCCGGGTCTTGGTGATGCCATCAAACATCACCAAGCCACGCTCCACGGTCTGATTTTTCACGAGCGTCGGCTGATGCCAATCGACGCTGAAAGGCTGTTTGAAGATCTTCGTGATGTGAATATGGCATCCCCCAATATTCCGCAAATTCTACGGCATAGTTCCCCCGCCGCTCTTGGCCTCTGTCTTCGCCCGGCCAGCGCG CGCGGTCTTCTCTTAGACATCCCGGAACGCTCGACAATAAGATTACTCCACCTCCGGTTaagcggagaggagaggaaccaTCGGCATCTCCGCAGAGAGATTGTCTCAGAGCTGCGGAGACATGCGGAAGGGGGGCTATGGTCCAGGTCGAGACATGGACCAACAGTCGCAGGCTTCCACCTCAAGCCCGCTCGGAAACGGTCGGAAGCCCAAGATTTCCTCCTGCTTGCTCAGTGGGCTTTTGGACCTACGGGACTTCCTGCCTTGCAGATACTCGCCTTCGGTGACTTTTCGCACGATGGCCGCTATAGAGAACAACAGATCTTGatccggcggaggaggatcggTGAGCAGCCTTACCCGAGAGTTTCATCGGACGGGGAATACAGCATAATCTCATCGTTTTGCCTGGTCGAAAGCGACGACCATTCTCTCTGGGAGGGCCTGCCATTGGATGGGACTCAGTTTCTGTCTGCATGTCCAGGCACAGGGTTGATGGAGTCCCCCTACGACCTTTAG
- a CDS encoding uncharacterized protein (TransMembrane:1 (i152-170o)): MPWEGAMAALARVNPTIAQPAFRANDPIAAVRLKTSETSSVMCCSTAQHERHSTTTVNASASLLATNFHPPIISVSMECRPWRNFSRPFFRNSTVATSSAHSALWTSKSSPGTVGALPSARMTRAGPTVPTLAQTPSANSTILMGTGTQARGGSLSFLLAAVVLLSFLWLL, encoded by the coding sequence ATGCCCTGGGAGGGTGCCATGGCCGCTCTAGCCAGGGTGAATCCTACGATTGCTCAACCAGCTTTCCGTGCCAATGATCCTATTGCAGCAGTTCGATTGAAGACTTCCGAAACATCGTCAGTGATGTGCTGCTCTACAGCTCAGCATGAGAGGCATAGTACGACCACAGTGAACGCCAGTGCGTCGTTATTGGCTACCAACTTTCATCCGCCTATCATCTCAGTGTCAATGGAATGCAGGCCGTGGAGAAATTTCAGCCGTCCTTTCTTCCGCAATAGTACTGTGGCCACCTCTTCCGCACACAGTGCACTCTGGACTTCCAAGTCCAGCCCAGGGACTGTCGGCGCTTTGCCGAGTGCAAGGATGACCCGTGCTGGCCCCACAGTACCCACACTGGCTCAAACACCGTCCGCCAATTCGACTATCCTCATGGGTACAGGAACGCAGGCCCGTGGTGGTAGCCTCTCATTTCTCTTGGCTGCTGttgtcctcctctcctttctttggTTACTTTGA